From one Bradyrhizobium sp. Ash2021 genomic stretch:
- a CDS encoding SDR family oxidoreductase gives MNARKIKGAVALVTGANRGIGRALTEALLSRGVGKVYATARNPEALRDLRDERLVLLRLDVTDADQISAAADAASDVDLVFNNAGVAFMGGIAESIVIGQARREMEVNYFGPLQLLQCLAPTLARNGGGAVVNIGSAAGLTNLPFVPTYSASKAALHSLTQAARILLGSQGTSVFGVYAGPVDTDMSRELAMPKTSPRDVAFAILDGIEAGQEYIFPDPFAADFGRQFESSPKASERQVAAMVAGLAA, from the coding sequence ATGAATGCACGGAAAATCAAGGGAGCCGTCGCCCTGGTAACGGGCGCCAACCGCGGCATCGGGCGAGCACTGACGGAAGCGTTGCTCAGCCGGGGCGTTGGGAAGGTCTACGCTACTGCGCGCAATCCGGAGGCGCTGCGCGACCTGCGTGACGAGCGGCTCGTTTTGCTGCGGCTCGACGTGACCGACGCGGACCAGATCAGCGCGGCCGCGGACGCGGCTTCGGACGTCGATCTCGTCTTCAACAACGCCGGTGTGGCGTTTATGGGCGGAATCGCGGAATCGATCGTCATCGGCCAGGCCCGGCGCGAGATGGAGGTGAACTACTTCGGGCCGCTGCAACTGCTCCAGTGCCTCGCACCGACGCTGGCCAGGAACGGCGGCGGCGCGGTCGTCAACATCGGCTCCGCGGCCGGCCTCACCAACCTCCCCTTTGTCCCGACCTACAGCGCTTCGAAGGCCGCGCTCCATTCCCTGACCCAGGCCGCGCGTATACTCCTCGGGTCACAGGGCACCTCGGTGTTCGGCGTCTACGCCGGCCCCGTCGATACCGACATGAGCCGCGAGCTTGCGATGCCGAAGACCTCGCCGCGCGACGTGGCGTTCGCGATCCTCGACGGGATCGAGGCCGGGCAGGAATACATCTTCCCGGATCCGTTCGCGGCGGATTTCGGCC